Proteins found in one Promicromonospora sukumoe genomic segment:
- a CDS encoding cold-shock protein, translating to MAQGSVKWFNAEKGFGFIAQDGGGADVFVHYSAIQSNGYRSLEEAQRVEFEITQGPKGPQAEAVVPL from the coding sequence ATGGCGCAGGGTTCTGTGAAGTGGTTCAACGCGGAAAAGGGCTTCGGGTTCATCGCCCAGGACGGCGGCGGCGCTGACGTCTTCGTCCACTACTCCGCAATCCAGTCCAACGGGTACCGGTCTCTCGAGGAGGCCCAGCGGGTCGAGTTCGAGATCACGCAGGGTCCCAAGGGGCCGCAGGCGGAAGCAGTCGTTCCGCTCTGA